Proteins encoded in a region of the Acetonema longum DSM 6540 genome:
- a CDS encoding transglycosylase domain-containing protein, whose protein sequence is MTKKYIKPVKERVAGFIAKSKECAAKAAVTLKAAKSKGYAATMRECLVRSKEYAAASAVKFLSLLRQDPRTHIERAKVFLASEEGKKFRHRCKWAGMIAGGTLAVLFIALYIYLKPIIDAAPALTRNIRPAVSSQIISSDGQVIATLHAEENRLPVPLNRIPKHLQQSFIATEDVRFYSHGGIDFRAIFRAMWINLSRGSVLEGGSTITQQLAKNAILTQDRTITRKLQEAFLSWELESQYTKDEILEMYLNQIYFGEGAYGAQTAARVYFGKNVEEITVAEAALLAGIPKRPSDYSPYQDFNAAKGRQIMVLGQMLEAGFITQEEFAAAKQEEIHIGGKKETEREKAAREKEKADREREQLKRATAPYFVDYVLQQMIAKYGANMVYKGGLKIYTTLDMNMQRDAEQTILKNLPKQFVDKKNNDQPQAALVSIDPKTGHIKAMVGGRGTDKFNRAVLAERQPGSSFKSFVYLAAVAEGVSPDTVIEDKEVKFKNYEPKNYDKKWHGMVTLRSALERSLNVIAVRLVDFVGPDKPLDYAEKMGITTLVRKGKENDRTLGLGLGGLIRGVTVLEMTSAYGVLANKGVRAEPVSILKVVDQDGNILETYEKPRLAEVVDPKVTSVLVDMLRGVLLRGTGQVAAIPRPAAGKTGTTNDYRDAWFIGFTPNLVTGVWIGCDNNESLQDVTGGWLPALMWREYMEGEASKLPVEQFPPAAKLAYKTTSIREAFSETPLLKDPKNEVIISPFTPPVQPPKPEEPEADDHDADGDESKDKPKEKPLTKPTQRPTQRPTDRPGR, encoded by the coding sequence ATGACAAAAAAATATATAAAACCGGTTAAGGAACGAGTGGCCGGATTTATTGCGAAGTCTAAAGAATGTGCTGCGAAGGCTGCTGTTACGCTTAAGGCTGCCAAATCTAAAGGATACGCTGCTACAATGAGAGAATGCCTCGTCAGATCGAAGGAATATGCTGCTGCATCCGCCGTGAAATTTTTGTCGCTTCTGCGACAGGACCCTCGGACCCACATAGAACGGGCTAAGGTATTTCTGGCCAGCGAAGAAGGAAAAAAATTTCGCCACCGCTGTAAATGGGCCGGGATGATCGCCGGGGGAACGCTGGCGGTCTTGTTCATCGCACTTTATATATATTTAAAACCGATTATTGATGCGGCGCCTGCTCTGACCCGCAACATACGTCCGGCGGTGTCTTCCCAGATCATCTCCAGCGACGGGCAGGTCATTGCTACGCTGCATGCCGAAGAGAACCGTTTACCTGTTCCGCTGAATAGAATTCCCAAGCATCTGCAGCAGTCCTTTATCGCTACGGAAGATGTCCGCTTCTACAGTCATGGCGGCATTGATTTTCGGGCGATTTTCCGGGCTATGTGGATTAATCTCAGCCGGGGGAGCGTCCTGGAGGGCGGCAGCACCATTACCCAGCAGCTGGCTAAGAACGCCATTCTGACTCAGGACCGGACGATCACGCGTAAACTGCAGGAAGCTTTTCTGTCCTGGGAACTGGAGAGCCAGTATACAAAAGATGAAATCTTGGAGATGTACTTAAACCAGATTTATTTCGGCGAAGGCGCCTATGGCGCTCAGACTGCGGCCAGAGTCTATTTCGGCAAAAACGTGGAGGAAATCACGGTAGCCGAAGCAGCTTTGCTGGCGGGAATTCCCAAGCGCCCCAGCGACTATTCGCCATATCAGGACTTCAATGCCGCCAAGGGACGCCAGATCATGGTCCTGGGCCAAATGCTCGAAGCCGGTTTTATCACCCAGGAAGAGTTTGCCGCGGCTAAACAGGAAGAAATACATATCGGCGGCAAGAAAGAAACTGAAAGGGAAAAAGCCGCCAGGGAGAAAGAGAAAGCGGATCGGGAGCGGGAACAGCTGAAACGGGCCACTGCCCCTTACTTTGTTGACTATGTCCTGCAGCAGATGATTGCCAAATATGGCGCCAATATGGTCTATAAGGGCGGCCTCAAGATTTACACCACTCTGGACATGAATATGCAGCGGGATGCGGAGCAGACTATTCTCAAAAATCTGCCCAAACAGTTTGTCGACAAGAAAAATAATGATCAGCCCCAGGCCGCCTTGGTATCCATTGATCCCAAGACCGGTCATATTAAGGCCATGGTCGGCGGCCGGGGAACCGACAAATTTAACCGGGCCGTACTGGCGGAGCGTCAGCCCGGTTCTTCCTTCAAGTCCTTTGTCTATCTGGCGGCTGTTGCCGAAGGGGTGTCGCCGGATACGGTAATAGAAGATAAAGAAGTAAAATTCAAAAACTATGAGCCGAAAAATTACGATAAAAAATGGCACGGCATGGTAACCCTGCGGTCGGCCCTGGAACGTTCCCTGAACGTAATCGCGGTCAGACTGGTTGATTTTGTCGGACCGGATAAGCCGCTGGATTATGCTGAAAAAATGGGGATCACAACTTTGGTGCGCAAAGGCAAGGAGAATGACCGGACCTTAGGTCTGGGCCTGGGCGGATTAATCCGCGGCGTTACCGTCCTTGAGATGACCTCGGCTTATGGCGTCCTGGCCAATAAAGGCGTCCGGGCCGAGCCGGTGAGCATATTGAAAGTGGTAGACCAGGACGGCAATATTCTGGAAACCTACGAAAAACCCAGATTGGCCGAAGTGGTAGATCCTAAGGTGACATCGGTCCTGGTGGATATGCTGCGCGGCGTCCTTCTGCGGGGAACCGGCCAGGTAGCGGCCATTCCCCGCCCGGCGGCCGGCAAGACCGGCACCACCAATGATTACCGGGATGCCTGGTTTATCGGCTTTACCCCCAATCTGGTGACTGGGGTATGGATCGGCTGCGATAACAACGAAAGCCTGCAGGATGTTACCGGCGGCTGGCTGCCTGCCCTGATGTGGCGGGAATACATGGAGGGAGAGGCATCCAAACTGCCGGTGGAGCAATTCCCGCCTGCGGCCAAATTAGCCTATAAGACTACCTCCATTCGGGAAGCCTTTTCCGAAACCCCTCTCTTGAAAGATCCTAAGAACGAAGTGATCATCAGTCCTTTTACACCGCCGGTTCAGCCCCCCAAACCGGAAGAGCCGGAGGCGGATGATCATGACGCCGACGGGGACGAGTCGAAAGATAAACCCAAGGAAAAACCGCTTACAAAACCGACCCAGCGTCCGACCCAAAGGCCGACGGACCGTCCGGGCAGGTGA
- a CDS encoding tetratricopeptide repeat protein: protein MFSIYGNKIRTAYLMAVAAVLWAVTLTVSAAPGDKDFVVSYTHMGSEFETASGMEDKAFLYARQAAADQVVNAFQNYTEWKKYSFSQSQLRPAAMSIGQVRVLERQAVNQAGSPGAYIKIRVTVNPAQIASIGAEPHILQQNVALSAENESLLRQTAVQATAAALERQLRANTLLEEANRLYVAKDYNQALNLYNQVLALESRRVEALVNKGSIYYLKEAYDQAVRELNQAIKINPQYMYAYYYRGLVRYQQGSDDQALADFNKAVALAPDFALAYYYRGNCYYMKGQYDTAINEYSRALELDPQDAYAYLNRANVYRERNQLEQAVPDYTRALEIQPDLAAGRSQRANAYYLTGRYKEAAADYTELIKLDGKDAVAYVGRAQALQAMGRNQQAMSDYNVALALDHGIAGGLTGRGGCYLMAGRYDEAIADLTKALQQDSADHRAYELRGVAYLKKDMLDLALVDLDKAVALHPQNASAYFNLAIALEAKEVAESKKKAETGKTAPDPKDPKTSAFVKDAILRAEIADQNKRMALIIGSYKNFLKYAPPGHPGIERAKERLKVLEKAVLDI, encoded by the coding sequence ATGTTTTCTATATATGGGAATAAAATCAGGACAGCTTACCTGATGGCGGTGGCTGCGGTTCTCTGGGCGGTAACCCTTACCGTGAGCGCAGCGCCGGGAGATAAAGATTTTGTGGTTTCCTACACCCATATGGGCAGCGAGTTCGAGACAGCTTCCGGGATGGAGGACAAAGCCTTTCTTTATGCCCGGCAGGCCGCTGCTGATCAAGTCGTGAATGCTTTCCAGAATTATACGGAATGGAAGAAATATAGTTTTTCTCAATCACAGTTACGGCCTGCGGCTATGAGCATCGGACAGGTCCGGGTTTTAGAACGCCAGGCTGTCAACCAGGCCGGCAGTCCCGGCGCCTATATTAAAATCAGAGTAACTGTGAATCCGGCCCAGATTGCCTCTATTGGGGCGGAGCCACATATTTTGCAGCAAAATGTTGCTCTTAGCGCTGAGAATGAAAGTCTGCTGCGCCAGACGGCGGTCCAGGCGACTGCGGCGGCGCTGGAACGGCAACTGCGGGCCAATACCCTGCTGGAAGAGGCCAACCGGCTGTATGTGGCGAAGGATTACAACCAGGCGCTGAACCTGTATAACCAGGTCCTTGCCTTGGAATCCCGCCGTGTAGAGGCCCTTGTCAATAAAGGCAGCATCTATTATCTGAAAGAAGCTTACGATCAGGCAGTGCGTGAACTGAACCAGGCGATAAAAATCAATCCTCAGTATATGTACGCCTATTACTACCGTGGCCTGGTCCGTTACCAGCAAGGCAGCGATGATCAAGCTCTGGCGGACTTCAACAAGGCGGTCGCTCTGGCGCCTGATTTTGCTTTGGCCTACTATTATCGGGGCAACTGCTACTATATGAAGGGACAATATGATACGGCGATCAACGAGTATAGCCGCGCTCTGGAGTTGGACCCTCAGGATGCCTACGCCTATCTCAACCGTGCCAACGTTTACCGGGAGCGAAACCAATTGGAACAGGCCGTCCCGGATTATACCAGGGCCCTGGAAATTCAGCCGGACCTGGCAGCCGGCAGATCCCAGCGGGCAAACGCCTATTATTTGACCGGCAGGTACAAAGAAGCCGCAGCCGACTATACGGAACTGATTAAACTGGATGGCAAAGATGCGGTTGCTTACGTAGGCCGGGCTCAGGCGCTTCAGGCGATGGGGCGGAACCAGCAGGCCATGTCGGACTATAACGTCGCCCTGGCTTTGGACCATGGGATTGCCGGCGGCCTGACCGGGCGCGGCGGCTGCTATCTGATGGCTGGCCGGTATGATGAAGCCATTGCCGATTTAACCAAAGCGCTCCAACAAGACTCTGCCGACCACCGGGCCTATGAATTGCGCGGCGTGGCCTATTTAAAAAAGGACATGCTGGATTTGGCTCTGGTGGACCTGGACAAGGCGGTCGCTCTGCATCCCCAGAATGCGTCGGCCTACTTCAACCTAGCCATAGCCTTGGAAGCTAAGGAAGTGGCGGAATCTAAAAAGAAGGCCGAGACAGGCAAGACAGCACCGGACCCGAAAGACCCGAAGACCAGCGCATTTGTCAAGGATGCCATTCTCAGAGCCGAGATTGCTGACCAGAACAAACGCATGGCCCTGATCATTGGCTCCTATAAGAACTTCCTGAAATACGCCCCCCCTGGTCATCCCGGCATTGAACGGGCTAAAGAAAGATTGAAAGTGCTGGAAAAAGCGGTCCTGGATATTTAA
- a CDS encoding LysR family transcriptional regulator, translated as MEIRQLKTFISIVKLGNFSQAAQFLSYTQSTVTTHIQLLEKELNTLLFERFGQQTVLTEDGQRLYDYAEQIVRLEEDAKNVLNRSSVPRGPLIIGMPESLCVYRMPALLKEYSSLYPDVDLNLKFGTASDFRSLLRKNVMDIAFLLERSLSDSELDSTFLWMEPIVLIASPQHELVKANSIHPIDLTNQTFILGEASSCYRLAFEDILGKANIHVKTILEVGQIQAIKQLVLQNLGLTVLPLVAVHKELVNQELVALPWQGPEIKISAFLVKHKGKWVNHPMRAFIKLVREKLII; from the coding sequence TTGGAAATTCGGCAGTTAAAAACCTTTATTAGTATCGTTAAACTCGGCAATTTTTCACAAGCCGCTCAATTTTTAAGCTATACACAGTCTACAGTCACAACCCATATTCAGTTACTGGAGAAGGAACTAAATACTCTATTGTTCGAACGATTCGGCCAACAAACCGTGCTGACCGAAGACGGCCAACGCCTATACGACTATGCGGAGCAAATCGTCAGGCTGGAAGAAGACGCGAAAAATGTGCTGAACCGCTCCAGCGTTCCCCGGGGCCCGCTCATCATCGGCATGCCCGAGTCCCTGTGCGTCTATCGCATGCCGGCTTTGCTCAAGGAGTACAGCTCTTTGTATCCGGATGTGGATTTAAACTTAAAATTCGGCACTGCCAGTGACTTTCGCTCTTTACTCAGAAAAAATGTGATGGATATTGCTTTTTTGCTGGAACGGTCTTTGAGTGACTCCGAACTGGACAGTACGTTTTTATGGATGGAACCCATTGTGCTGATCGCTTCGCCCCAACATGAACTTGTCAAAGCAAATTCAATCCATCCCATCGATCTCACGAATCAGACCTTTATCCTGGGGGAAGCCAGCAGCTGCTACCGGTTGGCGTTTGAAGACATCCTGGGAAAAGCGAATATTCACGTTAAAACAATTCTCGAAGTTGGACAGATTCAGGCAATTAAGCAGCTGGTACTGCAGAATCTGGGATTAACGGTGCTGCCACTGGTAGCCGTACACAAAGAACTCGTAAACCAGGAATTAGTGGCGTTACCCTGGCAGGGACCGGAAATCAAGATCAGCGCTTTTTTGGTTAAACATAAAGGGAAATGGGTTAACCACCCAATGCGGGCTTTTATAAAACTGGTTAGAGAGAAATTGATCATTTAA
- the pxpB gene encoding 5-oxoprolinase subunit PxpB yields MPEVKMLMAGEQGLVADFGNIISENVNNVVQQLAARLNRSQTAGITEVVPTYRSVMVYFDPILIKRSALTAIICDLLGQIIAGIGTPPPRRTISVPVCYGGVFGPDMDFVARHTGLSVPEVIAIHTATSYLIYMLGFIPAFPYLGGLSEKLIVPRVSKTRPRIPEGSVGIAARLTGFYTLESAGEWRIIGRTPLKAFNPEASNPFAFTAGDYLRFTSVSVDEFFAIRRQVEKGNYHPDIQVQ; encoded by the coding sequence ATGCCGGAAGTTAAGATGCTCATGGCGGGAGAACAAGGTCTGGTTGCCGATTTCGGCAACATTATATCCGAAAACGTAAATAATGTGGTGCAGCAATTAGCCGCGCGGCTTAACCGGAGCCAGACGGCGGGAATCACTGAAGTTGTCCCGACCTACCGTTCCGTAATGGTTTATTTTGACCCAATATTAATCAAGCGTTCTGCTTTAACCGCAATCATCTGCGATCTGCTGGGGCAAATCATTGCCGGGATCGGCACGCCGCCGCCCCGCAGGACGATTTCTGTGCCGGTCTGCTATGGGGGTGTTTTCGGGCCGGATATGGATTTTGTAGCCCGCCATACCGGACTGTCGGTCCCGGAAGTCATCGCTATTCATACGGCAACATCCTATTTGATCTACATGCTGGGTTTTATACCGGCTTTTCCTTATTTGGGGGGCTTATCCGAGAAGCTGATTGTGCCTCGGGTCAGCAAAACCCGTCCCCGTATCCCGGAGGGATCGGTTGGCATCGCCGCCAGACTGACCGGTTTCTACACACTGGAGAGTGCCGGTGAATGGCGGATTATCGGCCGCACGCCCTTAAAGGCCTTCAATCCGGAAGCCTCTAATCCCTTTGCGTTTACCGCCGGGGATTATCTGCGGTTCACATCTGTATCGGTGGACGAATTTTTTGCCATCCGCCGTCAGGTTGAGAAAGGAAACTATCATCCTGATATTCAGGTACAGTGA
- a CDS encoding putative hydro-lyase: protein MSSLAERQPRELREMIHNNEFILPTAGMAKGYVQGNLAIVPKALAYDFLLFAQRNPKPCPILDVTDVGSPEPKRVAPGADLRFEIPKYRVYQNGVLTAEVTDIAAYWRDDLVAFLLGCSFTFESALLNAGLPVRHIEQNCNVPMYLTDIDCVPAGAFHGRMVVSMRPMPASQVVRAVQITSRFPAVHGAPVHIGDPAVIGIRDIMKPDFGDSVTIHPGETPVFWACGVTPQAVAMTVKPEIMITHSPGHMFICDIRDEELAAL from the coding sequence ATGAGTTCATTAGCAGAACGCCAGCCGAGGGAACTTAGAGAGATGATTCATAATAATGAATTCATTCTCCCAACCGCCGGCATGGCCAAAGGGTATGTGCAGGGCAACCTGGCCATTGTCCCGAAAGCGCTGGCTTACGATTTTTTACTGTTTGCCCAGCGCAATCCAAAGCCCTGTCCCATTCTCGACGTAACTGACGTGGGTTCGCCGGAGCCGAAACGGGTGGCCCCAGGCGCCGATCTCCGGTTTGAGATTCCGAAATACCGCGTCTACCAAAATGGAGTTCTAACGGCCGAAGTGACGGATATTGCCGCCTACTGGCGGGATGATCTGGTAGCTTTTCTGCTGGGATGCAGCTTTACCTTCGAGAGCGCTCTGCTGAATGCCGGTCTGCCGGTGCGGCATATTGAGCAAAACTGCAATGTGCCGATGTACCTTACCGACATCGATTGTGTACCGGCCGGCGCATTTCATGGGCGGATGGTGGTCAGTATGCGGCCCATGCCGGCCAGCCAGGTTGTACGGGCGGTGCAGATCACATCCCGCTTTCCGGCTGTCCATGGCGCGCCGGTTCATATCGGCGATCCGGCGGTGATTGGTATCAGGGATATCATGAAGCCTGATTTTGGTGATTCGGTCACAATTCATCCCGGAGAAACACCGGTATTTTGGGCCTGCGGCGTTACACCCCAGGCAGTGGCGATGACAGTGAAGCCGGAAATCATGATTACTCATTCTCCCGGCCATATGTTCATCTGCGACATCCGCGACGAAGAGTTGGCGGCGTTGTAA
- the pxpB gene encoding 5-oxoprolinase subunit PxpB: MSEIQFLQAGDQGLVVEFGNEINAQINRRVHSLARSLSTSNQAGILEVVPTYRSLLVYFDPLQLSRSALVRLAKELLDAAGTVQAPQVEGMGRVVHIPVCYGGEFGPDLDFVAQHNDLSPDEVIAIHTSVPYQVYMLGFTPGFPYLGGMSEKIATPRLEKPRVRIPAGSVGIAGSQTGFYPVESPGGWQLIGRTPINGFDAHSSRPFAFAAGDYLQFKAVTLDEFSAIRREVEAGAYTPESTVLQRRD; this comes from the coding sequence ATGAGTGAAATTCAGTTTCTGCAGGCGGGAGATCAAGGCTTGGTCGTCGAATTCGGCAATGAAATCAATGCGCAGATTAACCGTCGGGTCCACAGTCTGGCCCGCTCTCTGTCAACATCAAACCAGGCTGGTATCCTGGAAGTGGTTCCGACCTACCGTTCCCTGCTGGTCTATTTCGATCCGCTGCAACTGAGCCGCTCAGCGTTGGTCCGGCTGGCAAAAGAACTGCTGGACGCGGCGGGAACGGTTCAGGCGCCTCAGGTTGAAGGTATGGGCCGGGTGGTGCACATTCCGGTATGTTATGGCGGCGAATTTGGCCCTGACCTGGATTTTGTCGCTCAGCATAACGATCTTTCCCCGGATGAAGTCATCGCTATCCATACATCCGTGCCTTATCAGGTTTATATGCTGGGCTTTACGCCGGGTTTTCCTTACCTGGGCGGCATGTCGGAAAAAATTGCGACACCCCGGCTGGAAAAACCCAGAGTGCGAATTCCGGCCGGCTCGGTGGGAATCGCCGGCAGTCAAACCGGCTTTTATCCCGTGGAAAGCCCCGGCGGCTGGCAGCTCATAGGTCGCACGCCAATTAACGGTTTTGACGCGCATAGTTCACGGCCATTTGCTTTTGCCGCCGGCGACTATTTGCAGTTTAAAGCAGTAACATTAGACGAATTTTCCGCCATTCGCCGGGAGGTGGAAGCAGGTGCTTATACGCCTGAGTCCACTGTTCTTCAGAGGAGGGATTGA
- a CDS encoding biotin-dependent carboxyltransferase family protein, with protein MFTVTNPGLLTTIQDEGRWGYQAYGMPVAGAMDRYAYRVANLLAGNKDGAAVIEMTLMGAAFRFDTDLLIAVCGADMQAALDGVSVTNWSSFWVKRGSELTFGYVRTGCRAYLAVHGGINVPDVLGSRSTYTRAKVGGLQGRALLAGDTLAAGQDKTGAPRPRMLQPTCIPSQNPNIDLRVLLGPQDTMFAPEAIATFFRSPYTVTDEADRMGYRLEGEKIAHTGKADIISDALCLGAIQIPAHGMPIIMMADRQTTGGYAKIGTVIGPDLRKLAQAKPGDAVRFRQVMEEAAVEALRLERQTYLEIAASFREDVAAVPVPSAGRVFRVAVNGAAYRVEIEEVL; from the coding sequence ATGTTTACCGTAACCAATCCCGGCTTGCTCACCACGATCCAGGATGAAGGCCGCTGGGGCTATCAGGCTTATGGTATGCCTGTGGCCGGCGCCATGGACCGTTACGCCTACCGGGTGGCCAATTTGCTGGCCGGCAATAAGGATGGCGCAGCCGTCATTGAAATGACACTCATGGGAGCCGCCTTTAGGTTCGATACGGATCTTCTGATTGCCGTCTGCGGCGCCGACATGCAGGCTGCCCTTGACGGGGTCAGTGTGACTAATTGGTCCAGCTTCTGGGTGAAACGCGGCAGCGAGCTTACGTTTGGCTATGTCAGGACAGGCTGCCGGGCTTATCTGGCTGTCCATGGCGGCATCAACGTTCCCGATGTGCTGGGGAGCCGCTCTACCTATACCCGGGCCAAGGTGGGAGGCCTCCAGGGAAGAGCGCTGTTGGCGGGGGATACCCTGGCCGCCGGTCAGGACAAAACAGGGGCCCCCCGGCCCCGGATGCTGCAGCCAACCTGCATTCCTTCCCAGAACCCAAACATTGACCTTCGGGTGTTGCTGGGCCCTCAGGACACCATGTTTGCTCCGGAAGCCATTGCCACCTTCTTCCGGAGCCCCTACACGGTCACCGATGAGGCCGACCGGATGGGGTATAGGCTGGAAGGCGAAAAAATCGCTCATACCGGCAAAGCGGACATCATCTCCGATGCCTTGTGCCTGGGCGCCATTCAAATCCCGGCTCACGGCATGCCGATTATCATGATGGCCGACCGCCAGACAACCGGGGGTTACGCTAAGATCGGCACTGTCATCGGCCCGGATCTGAGAAAGCTGGCCCAGGCCAAACCCGGCGATGCGGTACGTTTCCGGCAGGTCATGGAAGAAGCGGCGGTAGAAGCCCTGCGCCTGGAGCGGCAAACCTACCTGGAGATTGCTGCGTCCTTCCGGGAGGATGTCGCAGCCGTGCCGGTTCCTTCTGCCGGGCGCGTCTTCCGGGTCGCTGTTAACGGCGCGGCCTACCGGGTGGAAATCGAAGAAGTACTGTAA
- a CDS encoding LamB/YcsF family protein, whose translation MHIDLNCDMGESFGVYTLGYDEAAMPYVTSINVACGFHASDPSNMLKTVCLAKKYNLAIGAHPSFPDLVGFGRRAMAASHEEIFADVVYQIGALAGVCQSQGLKLQHVKVHGAMYNQAEKDIAIGAAIAEAIKSVDPALYMVCSSGSPMVTAAKNAGVNYVEEAFADRAYTREGRLAPRSQAGAVIHDVNMVAQRVLALVKTGKVRTIDDTEISLNAETICVHGDTPGAVEMIKKIHSLLEQEGIGLKPFGKR comes from the coding sequence ATGCATATTGACCTGAATTGTGACATGGGAGAAAGTTTTGGTGTATATACACTGGGCTATGATGAGGCAGCCATGCCTTATGTGACATCCATCAACGTAGCCTGCGGCTTTCATGCCTCTGATCCGTCTAACATGCTGAAGACAGTCTGTCTGGCCAAGAAATACAACCTGGCCATTGGCGCTCATCCGTCCTTTCCCGATTTGGTCGGTTTCGGCAGACGGGCCATGGCCGCTTCCCATGAGGAGATCTTTGCCGATGTGGTGTACCAGATCGGCGCCTTAGCCGGCGTCTGTCAGTCCCAAGGCTTGAAACTGCAGCATGTGAAAGTCCATGGAGCGATGTATAATCAGGCGGAAAAAGACATTGCCATCGGCGCTGCTATCGCCGAAGCGATCAAGAGCGTGGATCCCGCCTTGTATATGGTCTGTTCCTCCGGCTCACCCATGGTAACAGCCGCGAAGAATGCCGGCGTCAACTATGTGGAAGAAGCATTCGCCGACCGGGCTTATACCAGGGAAGGAAGGCTGGCGCCCCGTTCCCAGGCGGGAGCAGTCATCCATGATGTGAATATGGTTGCCCAACGGGTACTGGCCCTGGTGAAGACCGGCAAGGTACGGACCATCGACGACACGGAAATCTCTCTGAATGCCGAAACCATTTGCGTTCACGGCGATACTCCGGGGGCAGTCGAAATGATCAAGAAAATCCATAGTTTGTTAGAACAAGAAGGCATTGGGCTGAAACCGTTTGGCAAACGCTGA
- a CDS encoding M20 metallopeptidase family protein — MEIDKDVQNMLPMLIDWRRDFHSHPELSGQERRSSAVIQKALDRMGIEYQTFTNHPGVVGIVRGKQPGPAVALRADMDALPIHEDSETPYRSRYDGVMHACGHDAHMAILLGAAKLLRQKADFAGTVKLIFQPAEEAAPVGGAQAMMDDGALDNPAVDAIFGLHVWPELPTGEVGIRSGRIMAASDRFTVKLFGKGAHGAMPHQGIDAVAMMSDAIQGFNHIMNRQISPLEVATLNIGTIAAGERYNVLPKEVVLEGTVRTLGESVRQEIPVRMKRALEGVAQAHGGRFDLKYDFGYPGLKNWEEPTSFFAQAAQDLLGESGVHTDLAPVLGGEDFARYLTRIPGAFLWLGCVSAGREQHPLHNSRFDIDESCLLTGAILMYRTALNALSYYQTHTSQRGDEARLYV; from the coding sequence GTGGAAATCGATAAAGATGTACAGAATATGTTGCCGATGTTGATAGACTGGCGCCGGGACTTTCACTCTCATCCCGAACTCAGCGGTCAAGAGCGGCGCTCCTCGGCAGTGATTCAAAAGGCCTTGGACAGGATGGGAATCGAATATCAAACCTTTACCAACCATCCGGGAGTGGTAGGCATTGTACGGGGCAAGCAGCCCGGCCCGGCAGTGGCGCTGCGGGCGGATATGGATGCCCTGCCGATTCATGAAGACAGTGAGACACCTTATCGTTCCCGTTATGACGGCGTCATGCATGCCTGTGGTCATGACGCCCATATGGCGATCTTGCTGGGTGCTGCCAAACTGCTACGCCAAAAGGCCGATTTCGCCGGTACAGTCAAGCTTATTTTTCAGCCGGCGGAAGAAGCCGCGCCGGTAGGCGGTGCTCAGGCGATGATGGATGACGGGGCCCTTGACAACCCGGCGGTGGATGCGATTTTCGGCCTGCACGTCTGGCCTGAACTGCCCACCGGGGAAGTGGGTATCCGTTCGGGACGGATTATGGCCGCCTCCGACCGGTTTACGGTCAAGCTCTTCGGCAAAGGCGCCCACGGCGCAATGCCCCATCAGGGCATTGATGCTGTTGCCATGATGAGTGACGCCATACAAGGGTTTAACCATATCATGAACCGTCAGATCAGTCCCCTGGAAGTCGCAACCCTGAATATCGGGACCATTGCCGCCGGCGAGCGTTACAATGTGCTTCCCAAAGAAGTTGTCCTGGAAGGGACAGTGCGCACGCTGGGAGAATCGGTGCGACAAGAAATTCCCGTACGCATGAAACGTGCGCTGGAAGGCGTTGCTCAGGCCCATGGCGGACGGTTTGATCTGAAATATGATTTTGGCTATCCCGGATTGAAAAACTGGGAAGAACCAACTTCGTTCTTCGCCCAGGCGGCACAAGATCTTCTGGGGGAAAGCGGTGTTCACACCGATCTTGCGCCGGTGCTGGGCGGCGAGGACTTTGCTCGCTATCTCACCCGGATTCCGGGAGCATTCCTCTGGCTGGGCTGCGTATCGGCCGGCCGGGAACAGCATCCCTTGCACAATTCCCGTTTTGATATTGACGAAAGCTGTCTGCTGACAGGTGCTATCCTTATGTACCGGACAGCGTTAAATGCGCTTTCCTATTATCAAACTCATACAAGCCAAAGGGGGGATGAGGCGCGGCTCTATGTCTGA